The genomic DNA AGAAGACAAACCTTTACATGTTTCTAGCTCTGTTTTAGTCTCCTCCAACTCTTCAAAATATATTAGCCCTTTTAGCTTCTTAATGCtacattttgtttgtctgatgttCGATGCAGCATGGTTAGTGAGATGTGGCTGGAAATTCAACCAATGAGGTCAAGGAATTCAAAACTAAGAGGTAAAAGAAGCTAATTGCTCCCATGGATACGAGGGAGCTGACGTTTTTATCTGAATGCCAGCTTCTTTGAATTTTtcccaatgaggagagagcgtttgcagcagcacgCAGCCGCAGCGTCCAGCTTACCTTATACGACCGCTGCCTTTTTTTGTGCAGTCGATAAGAACACTTCAAGTTGAATATCGTCCTTCCAGAAGGGTACTGTTGGCGTCACCAGGACTATTTTCAACCAGCCAATCATATATTAGATGGGCCTAATAAAGGGTGATGATATTCCCCGAGTTTTTGTCTCCTACCGATCGTGTCGTTTACCCACATCCTCCCTCGCTTAGTTCGATTGGAGCCGTTATAGTGGGAATCAGCAATCGGCCAAATGGAGATTTCAAACATTGATGTCATCCCGGATTTCACAAGCAGTGCATCTCTACTCTGAACAACAGGTATTGGAAATAAACCAAGAAGGGATCAGGAGTCTTTACCTGTGTGGTGATATCGAGCCTCCAGGGATCAACCTGCAGTCCGTCACACCAGCCTCCCCGTCCGTACAGCCACGTGCCGTGTTCGTTTGGCACCGCCCCCTCTTTGACCCGCATGGCACAGCCCAGAGGTGATCCTGAGGGTTCAACACAACAAccccaaaacaaatgaaaataataagtgAAACGAATGACCCTTTCCTTCACTGGACACTGAGCCAGCGATTAAAGCGAGCGATAATTAACTGATGAGAATGAAACAGCGGAGACTTTTGGGAAAGGTAAAGCTCTTCTACTCTCTTCCTCCAGATACATTTGAGAGAGTCCTCCACATGTTTGTTTAGACTTTTGTAGTTCTCCGTGTGTTGGTGTGGATCAGTCGTCTCTTGCAGCTGATCCAAAACGCAGCAGCACGTCTTCTGACCGGGAAGAGACGATGTGACCGCATCACTCCTGTACTGGTGTCTCTCCACTGGCTTCCTGTCAGCTTCAGGGTCCAGTTTAAGATTCTAttacttgttttgtttatttactttacatTAGGTGGCACTGTCTTATTTATATGAGCTGTTTCACCAACATGCTGCAGTCAGAGCACTGCGGTCAACACACCAGATGCGgccagtggtgattctagagtctgttggggctcAAGGCAAAAATGTATCGGGTGGCCCTCTGACATtatagccccgtttccaccaagcagtccggttcAGTACGATAACCATTTATTGGTGTTTCCACCGTCCATAGTTGGGagtggtaccaaaataagggatctgtaccgtcctacttttttggttcCCCTCtattggggtgccaagggtaccgatctGACCCTAATGagtcccttttgtttactgtgtccctgttcttcaacatttaaattaattaatagcgggctacactgtgttgggaaGCTATATCACatcacactattacatagctgacgctgccatctccatctggcttacactccgcttacagaataagggtacggttggctgtggaaacgcaagcaagttcagggtttaccgtaccgaaCTGTACCAAACTCTactggaccgcttggtggaaacggggctcaTGTCTGCCAGGGTCCCGACGCATACTCCTCCccttgttgactttcattgacaaactttggttttgtcagcaataatgcatgcaacacttGCAGCATGGCAAGGAgaatgagtgctgtcagatgggatCTCCGTTAGGGAGGTTTTCCTACTGTCACtgcaaaatgtacacattttgaGCCCCTGCTGTGGTTTGGAGTTTGTCAGCCATCAGCGGCCCCCTAcgggtctggggccccaagcagttgcctgcccagcctgttgacaagcatCACCTCTGAATGCAGCCGAATAACTCTATGTGACAGAGCCTTTGCTCAATCCACTTATTTATTGTCTATATTCAGAACAACATCATGTGTTTGAAtatgatttaaaagaaacaactttaaaatcGGAATGAGATTTGAGAGTAAAAGTTCATCAGACAGAGCCGACGTTTCTCACCTGCAGAATCGAATAAGAGCGTGTTGTTATAATAAGCgttgaacaggaagtgatgggAGGTGACACAAAACTCCCCACAACTGTTGTCGTCGCTGCCGTGTGCCGTGATGATGGCGTACAGctccacctgcagacagacgCTCGACAGGTGAGACGAGACAGAAATGAAGCTCTTCAAATGCAACAGAGAGCAGATGTTGTTGTTACCTTTTTTGTTGACGTGGGGATGGAGAATTTGATTGGCTTGAATCTCTTGTTGTAGTTTTTGTCGAAGGTTCCCCCGCTGTACAGAGGCATCACTCTGAACGGGCgcagcttctcctcctcaccatcGTCTGTAAAGTTTCCTGAAGCTTTGGAGCAAAAAGGAAACTGTGAATAACTGAAAAACTATGATTTATATTCTTCTcgtcttcaaccagtttaaataagtctcagagctcctcagaacatgtgtgtgaagtgtcttgttctaaatccactctgatcctgtatttgatcatgtctataaacccctctatttcagccctgctcagaacaggctgtttctgtgtctgtacctttaaatatgtaaatgagctgtgtctgaccacgccccctctctggaagggcttgggtgtactcgggttttctcgctccatgacctattgtttacagtgagaaggcagaacaaacacctagctgtgggagtgtcacccacctgggggaggggctactgccctttgtgatgtcatgaagggaaaatctccaaacagcctgtttgagcacacattttctgaaaagtggagcaggcaaaagactgTTAGGattgacttttctcatcattggggggtttgtagacagactagggacacattcgagttagagaaacatgaagAGGATTTTATATATATGGGACGTTTAAGTAGAAGTGTGAATGTACTTTatcctggtttgttttgaacacTGCACAGCCAATTTTAAAGCCtgtataaatgtgtctctgtcaaCTAATGTACAATTTATGTTTGGTTTTTACTTGTCGTTGTGGTTTTATGTACATTTGTATACAACCTGCCAAAGGGACTGCAGATGGAAATGAGGCCATGGCTCCAATCTGACATGTGCTCATCTGATGCCTGACAGGCTCATCATCCTTTGTGTCAAACTCTGAGTCAAAAAATATTTCCAGGAGCTAGAAGCTCCGTCTTTCCTGGGAGTCTCATTTTAATCCAAACATCTTTCGGTAACTATTTACTGACAGTGTGTTCCTtcctgcgggggggggggggggggattcctgctctctgctgtttaaaaatCCTCCAGTAAGAGAGAACTGACAAAAAGGTCAAGCGGGGGACGCTATGTTTGacatgtctctctcactctgacagaGGACGAGAGCTCAGTTCTCAGCATGGTTTAATTTTCTCTGAGATGGGAGGTTGGCTTGTAGCTGAAAACATGCCTCCTTGTTTCAGCAAGTAGTGGTGTTAGAAAGTGATTCTGTACTTTGAGCATTATTTGATAGAAGATTATTGTCCATGAAGATACGCTTCACctgacatcttaaaaaaaaaaaaagggagaaccAAAATTTTCTCCCCATACACGGCTGTACAAACAACTATCACGGGCAGAATTTTAATACTGAAGCCGGACAATTTATTTGCAGTTTAATCGATGGTAGAAAGTTAAGTATCAAGGAGAttacattaaaggggacatattatgaaaaatccactttcacagtgtttttgaatatatatttgggtaccctgagagtctactgacccacaacatgtgaaataaacccatccagtccgttgtttgtggtctgcataagtcttacaacacagaaatgCTCCGTTTCTAATTTGctccccttgtgatgtcacagtgggattctggtaaaaaaaaaatcccctcccctggtatctccacccatggactccacccccagcctagagcaaaacttttgcgcaggtcggccatttttattgaCGATaacgaaggagtgatgtctacggggaaaactcgggggggctCATcgtatttaaagagacacacacaccaaaacggagtgttctgagagctggtttatacagggtcacaaacctcctctgctgcttgattcatgttatattttgaccaaagcacagcacagatgtttcatttagaccacagggggactgtttgaaaaggtggataatatgtcctctttaaaacctttaaaagtcAGTAATGATctatataaaatacatttatattgtcTGTGTAATTTAAATGGTAAATACCTTGAGTTATCACAGTTTATACCTGTCTGATTGCTGACGCTGAATCTCAGGTTGAGAGAGACGAACCACGGCATGGCCCAGGGCACCGTCTTCATTGTGAGGGTGCACTGGTGgctgtccagcagggggcgcagAGGAGACACGTCAGTCAGCCAACGACCAGTTCCTCTGCCAAATTAACACAATCGAAATAACACGATCAGGTCATCAGATTATATTTACGTGTATATGTCCTCCTCCAGAATGTTTAAGTACCCTCATAGAGAGTATATGGATGTTTTCAAATCCTAAAAAGCTGTGACTCATTCataaaaaagcagttttcacaTCAGCATGTTGTACCTGCGGAAGGCGGTGATCCATCGGCCCAGCTCTGTGTCGCAGTACGGACCGGTGTGATCGcagcacacaaacagctgcactGTGTGATCCCAGTGAGCGCAGGTCAAGTCCCTCCTGCCGGGACACGACAGGGACGCGTCCAGCTCAAGCAGGTCGTAGTCCAACAATCCTGAAGAGACACATGTTGGTATTAAAAAGCTCCTCACACGGACGCTCTAATGCatgatttctgtctctctcggCAGGCTCCTGATGTTTTCACTGAAgtgttaattgtttttaattttgtctCTAATGGATGTTTTATATGAAAGAgtccaataaaaaaagattacattATCAAGGTAGGGAAAGTTTTAGCATCAGAAGACAGTTTAAATCAACTCTTAATCCAAAAGACATTTCTCGTCATTTTTCGTTGACATGTTTTTTGCCTAGGAACAAAAGAAAGTGTTCATGAAGTTACCCAATGGCAGGTTGACTGTGGCCACCGCTCCTTTCTCCCCCTGCATCAGCACTTTGTCAAATACAGGAATGACATTGGCAGGTTTCTGAAGCttcatctgcagctctgcataGAAATCAAACCTGGATACAAAATATTGTTTAAGACGGACACCTCTTTGTTGCTCTTTTCCTTTATATtccacatttattgttttttgaaaGTTGAAATGAAATACAGTGTTGTATCCTGTACAGattgtgatgtttgtgttcttacCACTGAGCCTGCCAGTTGATAAAACTAAACGAGGGGTAGAGGAACCAGCCCATCTCagccagcgccccctgctggtcaatGCATAGGAAGAAGCTCGGTGACGGCGTGATCTGGAAGGTCACATACACCAGCTGTCCAGAcctgcaaaacaacacaaaagttTCACTGACAAAAAACTACCAACACAAGAAAAGTAACCAGGTTTCATGTCGGACAAATCTAAGACAATTTACAGTGACATGAACGAGCTTAACCCTGAATTAAAAATCAGATTCTCTGGTTTGTACAGACCTTTGCATCGCCCCCTTCCATTAAAAACGACTGAAAGTGACAGTCATAATCCAAGAGGAAGCATCGAGCGACTGACTTTAACTTTGAAATTGTTCCCTTAATCAAAGTGAAACGATGTCACAGCTCAAACAGAGGAAGTGTTTAATCCTTACTGAAGCGCCTGAGCCACCGACGGCTCCAGGTGCACCATGGAAGCGGGGATGTTCAGCGTCGTGTTGCAATCTTCCCCCTCGCAGTTCATATCCTGGAGCGGGTTACCAGGGAGAGTGTAGACGAGGACACCGGAGGCGTTGGATTTGGCCATGTTCTCCACCTGAAAGGAAACGAGGATCGGATGATGAGTCTAATGAAACAGGTGGAGGGAATCATTTATTATCATGTCTAATCACTCTGCTGGTTCTACTCTCCCAGAGAAGATTTTTACTTAAAACTAAAACTGGCTCAAAAGTGATACGTTTAGACCAGATTTCACCAGAGTCGGCATCTGTCACACCCGGAGATATTCACGATGCatcatacataaatatataatgtctgAAAACGACTGTATCATTCTATATTTATTTGtgcagaagaaagaagagaataaaataaGACAGGAAGACAAACCATAAGGACTTTTACAAGGAacacactaaacattgaaatgaaaatatctgCAAAGATttgtcataaaaacaaacaaatttaaatattcatatatctatatatacacatatacaatTTAGAATATACTGTAACATACTGCTTTCAAATACTGCTGCATGCTTTGAAATCTCATGTTTAATCTCATTCTGTATCGCTGACAGAGACAGACCTTAGTGAAGAAGGAGCAGTTGCCCTCAGACACCCAGGCCACAGCGCCCGCCACCGCAGGAGAAGGTTCACATCCGTCATCTGCATCCACCAGCTGATGCGACTTCGGACCCCATTTTGTCATGAGCCAATCGTACCTGCCGTCAAGTCTCTTGATAATAACCGGCAAGTTCCACCCTGTGAGTggagaaaaatatataaatacaaaggGAAACAACAGATTGTGTGTCTCTAGTGTGTTATCTTTAGTCACAAGTATTGTGTCTTGCTGTAACTGTAGAGATAACACAGTATGCACTCTATGAACTGCATATGTGAATACAATAGCTCATATGGCTCGCCCAATGGGCAgatttcttttactttatttttaaggTAAAATAGGACTTGATCTTACgtgatgtttgacatttttctccTAAAAACAAGTGGtgcaaatctttaaaaaatgcactCTCCCTGCTTTCTGAAACATGATGAAAGGACTATTCATCTATTTAGTAATGTCAGATTGTAGGGTTGGCCAATTAATCAAGTTTAAATATCAGTAGAGTATTTATTTCGTTTAATTCAGGATGTCTAATCCTTGCGGGTTAGCGCCGTGCTGCAGCCATAGTCTGCATTAGtccagtctgtctgtctggcttTTACACACAGACTGCTGACAGattggtctgctttctgttggacaggcaggtgccaaacacaagcggttagcttgtgctggCGTGCGGTAGGTTGAAGTGTAGGTGCAAGCAGTGAACATATTCTTGGGGCGATTGGGGGTGGGGTTTAATTTGAATGTTAACACCAAAAGACTCCCCAgtatgacctctgacctgtaCACACTTCTTGTTAGCAGGGTTTAAATTCAGACAGATTTACGGGCTCACGCCAAGAGGATTATTCCGTTTAAGCTCCTGTATGAAAAACGCATCACTTAAAAATATCCAGTCTTACAGAAGGAGTCAGGTCGTCaagaaatattcagaaaaatatACCTTTTCTGAACATATGGATATTTAAGACTCTTCCTTACATGTCATTTGTTCTGATAGTAGACACCCACATGCTGCGTCTCAGCTGATCAGGTGAGGCAGACAACAGGCAGACACAGATTTCGAGGCATTAGACTCGCAAAGAAGCGGCAGTCTTACCCGCCGAGGTGAAAACAGCCTGGGTGAGGACACGGGACGAGCCGCCCCAGTAGTAAAGCACGCTGGGGATCCAGTTTCCCAGAGTGAAGACCGGCAGAGGAGAGAAGTGCAGCCGGGACAGGACCTCCTTCTTACCGCTGTGAAACATGTGAAATCAAGCACACAGTTTATTTTGCCTCGGCaggacatcaacaaaaaaaaaaaaagaagggccTCGAGAGGGATTAAACCTGTGACGCACTGTCGGAATAATTCACCTCCAGATGAACAGATGTCAGCTCCATAACAAACTGCTAcatcgcacccacctgtcagatcggtcttggtcttgagaccactctttgaaggtctcagtcacgcctcggaatcgaaagcattttcactcggtctcagactgggtggactccggattttaaaaaggtcccatattatgcttttttctggttttatatgctctttagtgtgttttccatgtgtcctgtgcatgtttaggcacatcgatgtgcaaaaattcaaagtccgcggaaatgcggcttctcctacctcctcctgttagctgtagcattagccgcatgtaacgctcggttctagccccccttgataaaaattttcagtgcgacgtcattgtcagtgtgagatcactgatctaagcccattggctcgttgtggcaagccctgcagctcatgttgaaatttccgagacgcgtgctgagcaactgaccaataacgacagagcggatcggcagaccaatcagagcagacttggcccacgtggggtctaacagtgtgggctcagcagagtgtagctgacggactcagagcgtagagggagcaaggaggagcagtacatgaaaacagacactttattcggactttagctattgtgaacgtacaaaagtaggaacatagattaaatatacgaaccccaaaaaggtcataatatgacctctttaaaacaCGACCattcaagaccaccactgatcggccaTTTCCACTTCATTACTGTGTTTAGAAGGACAGCGCCTcattctaaaagaacaaataacttcaattcattcataatttgatttttatcccccggttacggccacaTCCTTCCctgtgttacagtctaagtgagtgacaggccccctgcacacaagatgaagatttctcattgatatttatggtcttcgTCTTGTTTCGGTTGCCCTGcctgactacaacactaccaggttgtaaacaaaaacaggcttttttgaatgggcgtgtatgtgacttcttgtgttcctggagccagccctctagtggacactttatgaactgcaggatttcgcACTACCACAtcaacttcatttttcaagaccggaggttgcctcTTGGTGGTGACACGAaaccaaatgaaaatgtttgatctcAGGTATTTAtcatgaccacacacacacaaaatgtgaaaagtaGAGCGAGAAAACGAAATAAACgatcatgattattttttaacgGGTGGATATTTGGGTTGTAAATACTGttggattatttatttattttaggtgGGGAACAATCTGGGGATACTTTTGTATATTAGTTGTGAAGAAATGTGAGAATTGGTTGGAATAATATATAAACTACCTACACTCCCTTTGGGACaaaactgttgtgtttgttttttttaatttaaagtctttcattcattcattatataCATTTCAAAGAGtctaaactgtgtgtgtctgcagaattATGAAGAGCAGACATTTCTAACCTgctgttttaaagttaaaattcaAGAAAATCTGCTCCTCCTTGTGACCAAAACTCAAACTAGTTATCTAACTTCCGAtttgttttcagttcagttttttaaaagtgcagTGTGGAGATTAATGGGTTAagcatattattattatttatgtcatTACAAGCACTGGGTTTCTATACACCTGAGTGTCTCCTCTGGGTCACCTGTGCAGGGCGACCCGCTGCAGCTGCTCCCTCATCCACAGAGCATCAGTGACCGCGGAGTCGT from Labrus mixtus chromosome 11, fLabMix1.1, whole genome shotgun sequence includes the following:
- the si:dkey-256h2.1 gene encoding uncharacterized protein si:dkey-256h2.1 isoform X1 encodes the protein MALLCTKFSMFWCLIALTAHVIKGERKAKLLGEEEACDSRENPISIRSSKTPTSSPGPEPGDPAAAFTVRTLDGEFAFKPGAQQGPVIIHAFTNKSGFLECMWSSESSLTSLVQDLPDSTQVLFLSLDDSAVTDALWMREQLQRVALHSGKKEVLSRLHFSPLPVFTLGNWIPSVLYYWGGSSRVLTQAVFTSAGWNLPVIIKRLDGRYDWLMTKWGPKSHQLVDADDGCEPSPAVAGAVAWVSEGNCSFFTKVENMAKSNASGVLVYTLPGNPLQDMNCEGEDCNTTLNIPASMVHLEPSVAQALQSGQLVYVTFQITPSPSFFLCIDQQGALAEMGWFLYPSFSFINWQAQWFDFYAELQMKLQKPANVIPVFDKVLMQGEKGAVATVNLPLGLLDYDLLELDASLSCPGRRDLTCAHWDHTVQLFVCCDHTGPYCDTELGRWITAFRRGTGRWLTDVSPLRPLLDSHQCTLTMKTVPWAMPWFVSLNLRFSVSNQTENVCSNRLFGDFPFMTSQRAVAPPPASGNFTDDGEEEKLRPFRVMPLYSGGTFDKNYNKRFKPIKFSIPTSTKKVELYAIITAHGSDDNSCGEFCVTSHHFLFNAYYNNTLLFDSAGSPLGCAMRVKEGAVPNEHGTWLYGRGGWCDGLQVDPWRLDITTQLDISGSESNTVLYFGLFNGTDPNPSKDPGYIIMSSFLVFYK
- the si:dkey-256h2.1 gene encoding uncharacterized protein si:dkey-256h2.1 isoform X2, with protein sequence MALLCTKFSMFWCLIALTAHVIKGERKAKLLGEEEACDSRENPISIRSSKTPTSSPGPEPGDPAAAFTVRTLDGEFAFKPGAQQGPVIIHAFTNKSGFLECMWSSESSLTSLVQDLPDSTQVLFLSLDDSAVTDALWMREQLQRVALHSGKKEVLSRLHFSPLPVFTLGNWIPSVLYYWGGSSRVLTQAVFTSAGWNLPVIIKRLDGRYDWLMTKWGPKSHQLVDADDGCEPSPAVAGAVAWVSEGNCSFFTKVENMAKSNASGVLVYTLPGNPLQDMNCEGEDCNTTLNIPASMVHLEPSVAQALQSGQLVYVTFQITPSPSFFLCIDQQGALAEMGWFLYPSFSFINWQAQWFDFYAELQMKLQKPANVIPVFDKVLMQGEKGAVATVNLPLGLLDYDLLELDASLSCPGRRDLTCAHWDHTVQLFVCCDHTGPYCDTELGRWITAFRRGTGRWLTDVSPLRPLLDSHQCTLTMKTVPWAMPWFVSLNLRFSVSNQTASGNFTDDGEEEKLRPFRVMPLYSGGTFDKNYNKRFKPIKFSIPTSTKKVELYAIITAHGSDDNSCGEFCVTSHHFLFNAYYNNTLLFDSAGSPLGCAMRVKEGAVPNEHGTWLYGRGGWCDGLQVDPWRLDITTQLDISGSESNTVLYFGLFNGTDPNPSKDPGYIIMSSFLVFYK